One genomic window of Salvia miltiorrhiza cultivar Shanhuang (shh) chromosome 4, IMPLAD_Smil_shh, whole genome shotgun sequence includes the following:
- the LOC131023844 gene encoding rhodanese-like domain-containing protein 17: MGIVKAVLYSGFILLLVICSDGGANVVTVDVHAATHLLAQAYIYLDVRTEEEFKNGHLKNALNIPYWLYTPEGMVKNPKFVDQVLSHCDKEDRLVVGCKSGVRSVYATTDLLNAEFKHVYNMGGGYLAWVESGYAVENLHSSEL, encoded by the exons ATGGGTATAGTTAAGGCTGTTTTGTACAGTGGGTTTATTCTCCTTTTGGTTATTTGTAGTGATGGTGGAGCCAATGTCGTGACTGTGGATGTCCATGCAGCTACACATCTCCTCGCTCAAGCCTACATTTATCTTGATGTTAG GACTGAAGAAGAATTCAAGAATGGTCACTTGAAGAACGCCCTCAACATTCCTTACTGGTTATATACTCCGGAAG GTATGGTGAAGAACCCCAAATTTGTGGATCAAGTTCTGTCGCATTGTGACAAGGAAGATCGTCTCGTTGTG GGGTGCAAAAGTGGAGTCAGGTCCGTGTATGCAACCACTGATCTTCTTAATGCA GAGTTCAAGCATGTATATAATATGGGAGGAGGATATTTAGCTTGGGTTGAAAGTGGATATGCGGTTGAGAATCTACACTCTTCGgaattataa